A region from the Muribaculum gordoncarteri genome encodes:
- the ispE gene encoding 4-(cytidine 5'-diphospho)-2-C-methyl-D-erythritol kinase, which yields MILFPNAKINLGLYITRRRDDGYHDLSTCFYPVKWRDILEIVPAHGDTTTLTVTGRKVECEPEKNLVMKAYRALDSVVPLPPVDIYLHKVIPDGAGLGGGSADAAFTLLGLNELLQLELPKERLASIASTVGADCPFFIYNTPMLATGIGDIFTPADIDLSDYCIAIVKPHASVSTREAYSGVTPRLPSLPLDMALAMPVESWRDNVANDFEESIFPSHPEISEVKSMLYDLGAVYASMSGSGASVFGLFPASRGDILADELNRLFKGCDIHCSPLA from the coding sequence ATGATACTGTTTCCCAATGCCAAGATCAATCTGGGTCTGTACATAACGCGTCGCCGCGACGACGGCTATCACGACCTCTCGACTTGCTTCTATCCGGTAAAGTGGCGTGACATACTCGAAATCGTGCCCGCTCACGGCGACACCACCACTCTCACCGTGACAGGCCGAAAAGTAGAGTGTGAGCCTGAAAAGAACCTTGTGATGAAAGCCTACAGGGCGCTCGACAGCGTTGTCCCCCTACCTCCGGTCGACATCTATCTGCACAAGGTGATTCCCGACGGAGCCGGACTGGGAGGCGGCAGTGCCGATGCGGCGTTCACCCTGCTCGGCCTCAACGAGCTGCTGCAACTCGAGCTGCCCAAGGAGCGTCTTGCCTCCATAGCGTCGACTGTAGGTGCCGATTGTCCCTTCTTCATCTACAACACGCCGATGCTCGCAACCGGCATAGGCGACATATTCACTCCCGCCGACATCGACCTGAGCGACTATTGCATCGCAATTGTCAAGCCCCATGCGTCAGTGTCGACACGCGAAGCCTATTCGGGAGTCACTCCGCGACTGCCGTCGCTGCCGCTCGACATGGCGCTGGCCATGCCCGTTGAGTCGTGGCGCGACAACGTTGCCAATGACTTTGAGGAGTCAATATTCCCATCCCACCCCGAAATAAGCGAGGTAAAATCGATGCTCTACGACCTCGGAGCCGTCTATGCATCGATGAGCGGCTCGGGAGCCTCGGTGTTCGGCCTGTTTCCTGCATCACGTGGTGACATATTGGCAGATGAGCTTAACCGGCTCTTCAAAGGATGTGACATACATTGTTCGCCACTCGCTTAA
- a CDS encoding outer membrane beta-barrel protein: protein MSCLLMCDLHASGNASPRQISLAPADSVNVDSIKPAVSLDEVTVEASTISHRGTRDSYMITQDMKRGLRTAGELLMRVNGAFYNPVSHDLTYLGSSNIVLLVDSIERGADYIKRQSPNRFDRIDVVHQPTGKYSGYDALINFHTRPTYRGSEFNIGGNTWIRPDGVNGRGRDFNKTSPWADFTYTEDKWNVQADASWQWEQSGMSTYTTRTFPLNNYEERMLEQDPRDPTDLMRRRSLALETAVDYRINDRHIVSALVGVSTTGFDRTLKSRMVTGNINSVLRDTIGHISRLIENNYLGWAFGIYHRGLVGKWNINTSLTYNTSAWDYKRNVSRTSGYSVDDLRRKSSDYFWGNFSAYRTLFGGKAGLDLSETLLSMDYKEKRLGTDIVLSNNSVISSTTYASLQYFPSNKLSLTANVGVFVYHNSEGDTHTTSVKPRLQANAFWRPSKKFVTQLVYSASSSSPNLIQMSGYGQFTDSLEYQSGNPSLKATTTHSVMLNLTFFSSLTLSTTFTHGDGSIYDITEAAYMNGTSGERIPYAVTIPENGHFNQWKFRINYNKRFSDRVESALAGSLTGTTARYMNYRREKWIPTADWYMIYRVAPIAMDCVLSYGIIGSSTITPQSRYWELRDGFGLALQKNFLNNRLQLSVLWSPDIHFMPGKAHTYRYSPALNTVGWSDANFRSNNMINFYIAYRLARGKKVRNYKHQTHIVE from the coding sequence GTGTCGTGTCTGCTGATGTGCGACCTCCATGCTTCGGGCAACGCCTCACCCCGACAAATTAGCCTCGCTCCCGCCGACTCGGTGAATGTTGACAGCATAAAGCCCGCCGTGTCGCTCGATGAGGTAACGGTCGAGGCAAGCACGATAAGCCACCGAGGGACTCGCGACTCCTATATGATAACACAGGATATGAAGCGGGGACTCAGGACGGCCGGCGAGCTACTGATGCGGGTCAACGGGGCTTTCTACAACCCGGTGAGCCATGATCTCACCTATCTCGGGTCGAGCAACATCGTGCTCCTCGTCGACAGCATTGAGCGCGGAGCCGACTACATAAAGCGGCAGTCGCCCAACCGCTTCGACCGCATCGATGTGGTGCACCAGCCCACGGGAAAGTACTCGGGCTACGACGCGCTCATCAACTTCCACACGCGCCCCACCTACCGTGGCTCCGAGTTCAACATCGGTGGCAACACGTGGATACGCCCCGACGGTGTAAACGGACGGGGAAGGGACTTCAACAAGACGAGTCCGTGGGCCGACTTCACCTACACCGAGGATAAGTGGAACGTGCAGGCCGACGCCTCATGGCAATGGGAACAGTCGGGAATGTCGACCTACACCACCAGGACATTCCCGCTCAACAACTACGAGGAGCGCATGCTTGAGCAGGACCCCAGGGATCCCACCGACTTGATGCGCCGCCGCAGTCTGGCTCTCGAAACTGCTGTCGACTACCGCATAAACGACAGGCACATAGTGTCGGCGCTGGTTGGCGTAAGCACCACCGGTTTCGACCGCACGCTTAAAAGCCGAATGGTCACCGGCAACATCAACTCGGTGCTGCGCGACACCATCGGACACATATCGCGGTTGATTGAGAACAACTACCTCGGATGGGCGTTCGGAATATATCACCGTGGCCTTGTGGGCAAGTGGAACATAAACACCTCGCTCACCTACAACACATCGGCATGGGACTACAAGCGCAACGTGTCGCGCACGAGCGGATACTCGGTCGACGACCTGCGCCGCAAAAGCTCCGATTATTTTTGGGGCAACTTCAGCGCCTACCGAACGCTCTTTGGCGGCAAGGCGGGACTCGACCTGTCGGAAACATTGCTTTCGATGGACTACAAGGAGAAGCGCCTCGGCACCGATATCGTGTTAAGCAACAACTCGGTGATAAGCAGCACAACCTACGCATCGCTGCAGTACTTCCCGTCAAACAAGCTGTCGCTGACCGCCAATGTCGGAGTGTTTGTGTACCACAACAGCGAGGGCGACACCCACACGACGAGCGTAAAGCCGCGACTTCAGGCCAACGCATTCTGGCGCCCGAGCAAGAAGTTTGTGACACAGCTGGTGTATAGTGCAAGCTCGTCGAGCCCCAACCTCATACAGATGTCGGGCTACGGTCAGTTCACCGATTCGCTGGAGTACCAGTCGGGCAATCCGTCGCTGAAGGCCACCACCACCCACAGCGTCATGCTCAACCTCACGTTCTTCAGCTCGCTCACGCTGTCGACTACATTCACCCACGGCGACGGCTCCATCTACGACATCACCGAGGCTGCCTACATGAACGGAACTTCCGGCGAGCGCATTCCCTATGCCGTCACCATTCCCGAAAATGGACATTTCAACCAGTGGAAGTTCCGCATCAACTACAACAAGAGGTTCTCCGACAGGGTGGAGAGTGCACTGGCCGGGTCGCTCACCGGAACCACGGCGCGTTACATGAACTACCGACGCGAGAAGTGGATTCCCACAGCCGACTGGTACATGATCTACCGCGTGGCCCCTATAGCGATGGACTGTGTACTCAGCTACGGAATAATCGGAAGCAGCACTATCACTCCTCAGTCGCGCTATTGGGAGTTGCGCGACGGATTCGGATTAGCCCTGCAGAAGAACTTCCTTAACAACCGACTGCAGTTATCGGTATTGTGGAGCCCCGACATACACTTCATGCCGGGCAAGGCACACACCTATCGCTACTCGCCCGCGCTCAACACCGTGGGATGGAGCGATGCGAATTTCCGCTCCAACAACATGATAAATTTCTACATAGCCTACCGGCTTGCCCGGGGCAAAAAGGTGCGCAACTACAAACATCAGACACATATAGTTGAATAA
- a CDS encoding nucleotide exchange factor GrpE yields the protein MSKNYDKVNNPEEVRNDDIEINDVEATPEEVDAEAAKEMAQEELTKEEALEKELADTKAQLEKEKKEYLFLMAEFDNFRKRTLKEKSELIKNGGENAMRGILPVVDDLERSIQAMKETSDAEAIKDGIELIYNKFVKYLDQNGVKPIASDAGNEFDTEIHEAVTTFSTDDESQKGKVIDTIQKGYTLNGKVLRHAKVVVGQ from the coding sequence ATGAGCAAAAATTATGACAAGGTCAACAATCCTGAAGAAGTCAGGAATGACGATATCGAAATAAACGATGTAGAAGCTACCCCCGAAGAGGTCGACGCCGAAGCCGCCAAGGAGATGGCTCAGGAAGAACTCACCAAGGAAGAAGCTCTTGAAAAAGAGCTTGCCGACACAAAGGCTCAGCTCGAAAAGGAGAAAAAGGAGTATCTCTTCCTGATGGCTGAATTTGACAACTTCCGCAAGCGCACTCTCAAGGAGAAGAGCGAGCTCATAAAGAACGGAGGCGAAAATGCAATGCGTGGAATACTCCCCGTTGTAGACGACCTTGAGCGTTCGATTCAGGCCATGAAGGAAACCTCCGACGCCGAAGCCATTAAGGACGGCATCGAGCTTATCTACAATAAATTTGTAAAATATCTTGACCAGAACGGTGTAAAGCCCATTGCTTCAGATGCCGGTAATGAATTCGACACTGAAATTCACGAAGCGGTAACAACATTCTCCACCGACGACGAGTCGCAGAAAGGCAAAGTAATCGACACCATCCAGAAGGGTTACACCCTCAACGGAAAGGTGCTTCGTCATGCTAAAGTAGTCGTAGGACAATAA
- the dnaJ gene encoding molecular chaperone DnaJ, translating into MEKRDYYEILGVQKNATADELKKAYRKLALKYHPDKNPGDKEAEEKFKEAAEAYDVLSDPDKRAKYDQWGHNMGPSGFGGGGGGFHAGGMSMEDIFANFGDIFGGGGFGGFGGFGSATGGARRRRQPKGSDLRIKVKLTLQEISEGVTKKLKIPRYVQCQHCSGTGAKDGTAFQTCTRCHGSGVIDHVQQTFLGPMQSTATCPECNGEGKTITQKCQYCNGEGIVRQEEVVSFSIPAGVTDGMTLSLKGKGNAARNGGINGDLLVVIEEEPHPDLIRDGNDLIYNLMLDIPTAALGGAVEIPTITGRARVKIPAGTQPGKVLRLRGKGLPSTEGYGTGDLLVNIMVYIPENLNDKEKAAIESLRDSANIKPTDSVKKRIFSKLRHIFE; encoded by the coding sequence ATGGAAAAACGAGATTATTACGAAATACTCGGTGTACAGAAAAACGCCACCGCCGATGAGCTTAAAAAAGCTTACCGTAAGCTGGCGCTGAAGTATCACCCCGACAAGAATCCCGGCGACAAGGAAGCCGAGGAGAAATTCAAGGAAGCTGCCGAAGCCTACGATGTATTGAGCGACCCCGACAAGCGTGCAAAATATGACCAGTGGGGCCACAACATGGGTCCTTCGGGATTTGGCGGAGGCGGTGGAGGATTCCACGCCGGCGGAATGTCGATGGAGGATATTTTCGCCAACTTCGGCGACATATTCGGAGGCGGCGGATTTGGCGGATTCGGTGGATTCGGATCAGCTACAGGCGGTGCTCGCCGTCGTCGTCAGCCTAAGGGAAGCGACCTGCGCATAAAGGTGAAGCTGACCCTCCAGGAGATATCGGAAGGCGTGACCAAGAAACTGAAAATTCCCCGTTATGTACAATGTCAGCACTGCTCCGGAACGGGAGCCAAGGACGGCACCGCATTCCAGACATGTACACGCTGCCACGGTTCAGGAGTAATCGACCACGTGCAACAGACATTCCTTGGCCCGATGCAGTCGACAGCCACCTGTCCCGAATGTAACGGCGAGGGCAAGACAATCACCCAGAAGTGTCAATATTGCAACGGCGAGGGCATTGTGCGTCAGGAGGAAGTCGTTTCGTTCAGCATACCCGCAGGCGTAACCGACGGAATGACTCTTTCGCTCAAGGGAAAAGGAAATGCGGCACGCAACGGAGGCATAAACGGCGACCTGCTTGTAGTAATTGAAGAGGAACCGCATCCTGACTTGATTCGTGACGGAAACGACCTTATATACAATCTCATGCTCGATATACCCACCGCAGCTCTCGGCGGTGCAGTAGAGATACCTACAATAACGGGCCGAGCAAGAGTGAAAATTCCGGCCGGAACACAGCCAGGAAAGGTATTGCGACTACGCGGCAAGGGACTTCCTTCGACCGAAGGCTACGGCACAGGCGACCTGCTTGTCAACATAATGGTATATATACCTGAAAACCTCAACGACAAGGAGAAAGCGGCTATAGAAAGCCTGCGCGATTCGGCCAACATCAAGCCCACCGACTCGGTAAAGAAACGCATATTCAGCAAATTGCGCCACATATTTGAATAA
- a CDS encoding thiol protease/hemagglutinin PrtT: MKKSLLLLFSAIITAGYCQAEQLTPEQALARVRTAAGPQSRAVDMTRMSNLVYTAKTDDNADLYIFNASAGDGYMIVSADDCAAPLLGYTDKGDFDPRNMPDNLKAWIEGYQRQIAWASARGIRYEAGSSSSRTEVAPLVKTKWDQGAPYNNKCPLVGSTRTYTGCVATAMAQVMKYHEWPTRGTGSHSYTWTTENGEKKTLSASFNTAYDWANMLDEYTSTSTTAQNDAVAKLMYNCGVSVDMGYGTGASGAQSSKIPGALSTYFGYDKGMAYLQRDCYGINQWEEIIYNELAAKRPVLYDGISNLGQDNQVGHEFVCDGYRDGYYHINWGWSGMSDGYFKLTALDPGSQGTGGGASGFNYGQGAIVGIKKAEEGSKAPIMFYMGENWEVTPETSSRNTNTALTFTGFYNYSTETYNVVYGLKLVNASGNASYIKSNNYKNSMEAGYGYSTYEINSNQITVTGSYKVYPAVYIEDAKTWHDVLMPIYNTPYLNLTATPATLSFSEPDIASDFTISDMKLETPLFYNTTFTITANVENRGREYYDFISTALLRTGTNNVLAQSESMLLDVPANETMKLNYTSKFTDKLMAGTYDLVLLSSDGEIISARLPVEYSTASTEITINDFKLANENANSVPMNDIRFTGLLTCKSGFFNNVLTVALFASGSNTSVAAFNTDPITAKAGETVTFTATGSFLNGTVGSTYLAYLFQNSTQLTRTKVSFTLAKPLGIEDITDDGGCTLYPNPAVDNVTISADSPITSVELFTLNGSQAMKQAVNGSSTSIDLNVSSLPQGIYIVRIVTGNKTITKRLIKQ, translated from the coding sequence ATGAAGAAATCTTTACTCCTTCTATTCTCCGCAATCATCACTGCCGGCTACTGTCAAGCCGAGCAATTAACCCCCGAGCAGGCGCTCGCCCGTGTCAGGACGGCCGCAGGACCTCAATCAAGAGCCGTCGACATGACGCGGATGTCAAATTTGGTCTACACGGCCAAGACCGACGACAATGCCGACCTGTACATATTCAATGCATCGGCCGGCGACGGATATATGATAGTGTCGGCCGACGACTGCGCAGCTCCATTGCTTGGATATACCGACAAGGGAGATTTCGACCCCCGCAACATGCCCGACAACCTCAAGGCATGGATTGAAGGCTACCAACGACAGATAGCTTGGGCTTCGGCACGCGGAATCCGCTACGAGGCAGGCTCATCGTCGTCACGCACCGAAGTGGCTCCGCTCGTGAAGACAAAGTGGGACCAAGGAGCGCCTTACAACAACAAATGTCCGCTCGTCGGGTCGACCCGCACCTATACCGGCTGTGTGGCAACAGCCATGGCCCAGGTGATGAAGTACCATGAATGGCCTACAAGAGGCACCGGCTCGCACTCCTACACCTGGACTACCGAAAATGGCGAAAAGAAAACTCTCTCGGCAAGCTTCAACACCGCCTACGACTGGGCCAACATGCTCGACGAGTACACCTCGACAAGCACCACAGCCCAGAATGACGCTGTAGCGAAGCTTATGTATAACTGCGGCGTAAGTGTCGACATGGGCTACGGCACCGGTGCCAGCGGAGCGCAGTCATCAAAGATTCCCGGAGCTCTGTCAACCTATTTCGGCTATGACAAAGGGATGGCCTACCTGCAGCGCGACTGCTACGGCATCAACCAGTGGGAGGAGATCATATACAACGAACTCGCAGCCAAGCGTCCGGTACTCTACGACGGTATATCCAATTTAGGACAAGACAACCAGGTGGGACACGAATTTGTGTGTGACGGATACCGCGACGGATATTACCACATCAACTGGGGATGGAGCGGAATGAGCGACGGATACTTCAAGCTCACGGCTCTCGACCCGGGCAGCCAGGGCACAGGCGGCGGCGCAAGCGGATTCAATTACGGACAAGGAGCCATTGTGGGAATCAAGAAGGCCGAAGAGGGCTCAAAGGCACCTATAATGTTCTACATGGGTGAAAACTGGGAAGTGACTCCCGAAACATCGTCACGCAACACCAACACCGCCCTCACCTTCACCGGATTCTACAACTACAGCACCGAAACCTATAACGTGGTATACGGCCTCAAGCTGGTCAATGCATCAGGCAATGCCTCCTATATAAAATCGAACAATTATAAAAACTCCATGGAAGCAGGTTACGGTTACTCCACTTACGAGATAAATTCCAACCAAATAACCGTCACCGGATCCTATAAAGTTTATCCTGCCGTATATATAGAAGATGCCAAGACATGGCACGATGTGTTGATGCCCATATACAACACCCCCTATCTCAACCTCACGGCAACACCGGCAACCCTCTCGTTCTCGGAGCCTGACATAGCAAGCGACTTCACAATCAGTGACATGAAGCTCGAAACACCGTTGTTCTATAACACCACATTCACAATCACAGCCAATGTCGAAAACCGCGGACGCGAATATTACGACTTCATATCGACAGCACTTCTGCGCACCGGAACCAATAACGTTCTCGCCCAATCGGAAAGCATGCTGCTTGATGTCCCGGCCAACGAAACGATGAAGCTGAACTATACATCAAAGTTCACCGACAAGCTGATGGCAGGAACCTACGACTTGGTGCTCTTGTCGTCGGACGGTGAAATAATAAGCGCCCGACTTCCCGTCGAGTACAGCACCGCATCGACCGAAATAACCATCAACGACTTCAAGCTCGCCAATGAAAATGCCAATTCGGTGCCGATGAACGACATCAGATTCACCGGTTTATTGACCTGCAAATCGGGATTCTTCAACAATGTACTCACAGTGGCACTCTTTGCAAGCGGAAGCAACACTTCGGTAGCGGCATTCAACACCGACCCCATTACAGCCAAAGCGGGTGAAACCGTGACATTCACAGCCACCGGTTCATTCCTCAACGGAACCGTAGGTTCGACCTATCTGGCCTATCTGTTCCAGAACAGCACCCAGCTCACACGCACAAAGGTGTCATTCACCCTTGCAAAGCCTCTCGGCATCGAAGACATAACCGATGACGGAGGATGCACCCTCTACCCCAACCCGGCCGTCGACAACGTTACAATAAGCGCCGACAGCCCCATAACCTCGGTAGAACTCTTCACACTCAACGGCTCACAGGCAATGAAGCAGGCGGTCAACGGCTCGTCGACATCGATCGACCTCAATGTATCGTCACTGCCCCAGGGCATCTACATCGTGAGAATAGTCACCGGCAACAAGACAATCACCAAACGGCTTATAAAGCAATGA
- a CDS encoding glycoside hydrolase family 43 protein, which produces MKKTVLIIALLISAIGAFAQTKSWTADNGNGTFTNPLMYDEFSDPDILRVGDDYYLVGTTMHTVPGLVILHSRDLVNWENVAYCFDRFDFDDDAFSLKNGKEIYGQGIWAPCIRYHDGKFYIYSNVNGKGLQCFVSDKIEGPWKHINMNGRIYDLSVLFDDDGKIYAIHGYGEVKCTELKPDMSGPIEETERVIIPEGSAVGEGHHMYKIDGMYYLISTDYVPNGRTLCSRSKSIWGPYETCVITADETFGYHASPMTEIKGRIMPDGYPVSITPPDPDKVRASNIHQGGIVSTPDGQWWALLMMDFHSLGRTVTLAPITWKDGWPMLGLEGNLGRSPRTWLKPNTPYRDTEVPHAPYERSDNFDGKTLARVWQWNHNPDDKMWSLTGGKLRLRTMPADQLMWARNTLTQRAIGPESITTVELDVKNLKDGDVCGLGNINVPCSWAGIVKDGKTLTLRWFEQLDNDTIDTPVVLPDNRIWLRFVGDFDNDKGHYAYSLDGKEFHQLGREMTLSYQLITFQGARLSLFAFNKLGKNGGYAEFDNFTVEEPKADRTGYIPFGKTFRIINVATGLPMHATPHGLMYDTAADNDSPQTRFRVIDRGNGKVILQCADGRYVFSSGFGLPGDVRLTDDINLAEEFMWQDYLNREFMLMSMRNHRYVGKSPTTGSPYSMDYTGADPARRNGAVLRWEE; this is translated from the coding sequence ATGAAGAAGACAGTTCTAATTATTGCACTCCTGATTTCGGCTATCGGTGCATTCGCCCAGACCAAATCATGGACGGCCGACAATGGCAACGGCACATTTACCAATCCTTTGATGTACGATGAATTTTCCGACCCTGACATATTGCGCGTGGGCGATGACTACTACCTCGTAGGCACTACTATGCACACTGTTCCCGGACTTGTGATACTTCACTCGCGCGACCTTGTAAACTGGGAGAATGTGGCTTACTGCTTCGACCGGTTTGACTTTGACGACGATGCATTTTCGCTTAAGAATGGAAAAGAGATTTACGGACAGGGTATATGGGCGCCTTGCATCCGCTATCATGACGGCAAGTTCTACATCTACTCCAATGTCAACGGCAAGGGGCTTCAGTGCTTTGTCAGCGACAAGATCGAGGGTCCGTGGAAACACATTAACATGAACGGTCGCATCTACGACCTCAGCGTCCTCTTTGACGATGACGGCAAGATATACGCAATACACGGCTACGGTGAGGTGAAGTGCACCGAGCTGAAGCCCGACATGAGCGGCCCGATTGAAGAAACCGAGCGCGTAATCATCCCCGAAGGCAGTGCTGTGGGCGAAGGCCATCACATGTACAAGATTGACGGAATGTACTATCTTATATCAACCGACTATGTTCCCAACGGACGCACACTCTGTTCGCGCTCCAAGAGCATCTGGGGACCCTATGAAACCTGTGTGATAACGGCCGATGAAACATTCGGTTACCACGCTTCGCCCATGACCGAGATTAAGGGTCGCATCATGCCCGACGGATATCCTGTGAGCATCACGCCTCCCGATCCCGACAAGGTGAGGGCTTCCAACATTCATCAGGGCGGCATCGTGTCGACTCCCGACGGTCAGTGGTGGGCACTGCTCATGATGGACTTCCACTCGCTGGGACGCACCGTGACTCTGGCTCCTATCACCTGGAAGGACGGATGGCCCATGCTTGGTCTTGAGGGAAATCTCGGTCGCTCGCCCCGCACATGGCTGAAGCCCAACACTCCCTATCGCGACACCGAAGTGCCTCATGCTCCCTATGAGCGCAGCGACAACTTTGATGGAAAGACCCTTGCCCGTGTGTGGCAGTGGAATCACAATCCCGATGACAAGATGTGGAGCCTCACCGGCGGTAAGCTCCGATTGCGCACAATGCCTGCCGACCAGCTGATGTGGGCCCGCAACACTCTCACCCAGCGTGCAATAGGCCCCGAGTCAATAACCACTGTAGAACTTGATGTGAAGAATCTTAAGGACGGTGATGTGTGCGGACTCGGCAACATAAACGTTCCATGCTCATGGGCCGGAATTGTCAAGGATGGCAAGACGCTCACATTGCGTTGGTTTGAGCAGCTCGACAACGACACTATCGACACTCCCGTCGTGCTTCCCGACAACCGTATATGGTTGCGATTTGTAGGTGATTTCGACAACGATAAGGGACACTATGCCTACTCACTTGACGGAAAAGAGTTTCATCAGCTTGGACGCGAAATGACTTTGAGCTATCAGCTTATCACATTCCAGGGCGCACGCCTGTCGCTGTTTGCATTCAATAAGCTTGGAAAGAACGGTGGATATGCCGAGTTTGACAACTTTACCGTGGAGGAACCCAAGGCCGACCGCACCGGTTACATCCCGTTTGGCAAGACCTTCCGCATAATAAACGTGGCCACCGGTCTTCCGATGCACGCCACACCCCACGGACTCATGTATGACACGGCTGCCGACAATGATTCGCCGCAGACCCGCTTCCGTGTCATCGACCGTGGAAACGGAAAGGTGATTCTGCAGTGTGCCGATGGTCGTTACGTGTTCTCCTCCGGATTCGGTTTGCCGGGTGATGTTCGTTTAACCGACGACATAAATCTTGCCGAAGAGTTCATGTGGCAGGACTATCTCAACCGTGAATTCATGCTCATGTCGATGCGCAATCACCGTTACGTAGGCAAGAGCCCCACAACCGGAAGTCCCTATTCGATGGACTACACCGGAGCCGATCCCGCTCGCCGCAACGGTGCTGTTCTTCGCTGGGAAGAATAA
- a CDS encoding CinA family nicotinamide mononucleotide deamidase-related protein — MMNISIIAIGDELLIGQVIDTNSGDIARRINPLGWKVNDVQVVADDADEIKRAIDRAFETSDIVITTGGLGPTKDDITKTTLCQYFGGEMVENPDVLENVKQVIADRGLVLNDLTARQAIVPSSCNVIQNIVGTAPIMWWERNGKVLVSMPGVPFETREMLDAAVLPMLIEKFPTNTAIEHRTLMVVGYSESLLAMKIADWEESLPPFLHLAYLPKPGLVRLRIDGQHQDKALLISEINHYHNHLVKMLGDNVLFDDDVPVEEILLLELKAHGLTLSTAESCTGGNIAHLLTSVPGSSAVFNGGVVAYSNDVKRNILGVSAQTLEECGAVSREVVEQMVIGACQAMKSDCAIATSGIAGPSGGSDKKPVGTVCIAVKTPGGIISMSHHFPGNRQRVIVRASMTALILAIEQIRALPKHQISSTVEE; from the coding sequence ATGATGAACATTTCAATCATAGCCATAGGCGACGAGCTCCTTATAGGGCAAGTTATCGACACCAATTCAGGCGACATTGCACGACGCATAAATCCGCTCGGATGGAAAGTCAACGATGTGCAGGTCGTTGCCGACGATGCCGATGAAATAAAACGCGCCATCGATCGCGCATTTGAAACAAGCGACATCGTAATAACCACCGGCGGCCTCGGCCCGACAAAGGACGACATAACCAAAACCACACTGTGCCAATACTTCGGAGGCGAGATGGTCGAGAATCCCGATGTGCTTGAAAACGTAAAGCAGGTTATCGCCGACCGCGGCCTGGTGCTCAACGACCTTACAGCGCGTCAGGCCATCGTTCCGTCATCGTGCAATGTCATCCAAAACATCGTGGGCACAGCACCCATAATGTGGTGGGAGCGCAACGGAAAGGTTCTCGTGTCGATGCCGGGAGTGCCCTTTGAAACACGCGAAATGCTCGACGCTGCGGTTCTGCCAATGTTGATTGAGAAATTCCCGACCAATACGGCCATCGAACATCGCACGCTAATGGTGGTAGGCTACAGCGAGTCGCTGCTTGCCATGAAAATTGCCGACTGGGAGGAGTCGCTGCCTCCGTTCCTTCACCTCGCATATCTCCCCAAGCCCGGCCTTGTAAGGCTGCGCATCGACGGACAGCATCAGGACAAGGCTCTGCTGATAAGCGAAATCAACCATTATCACAACCATCTCGTGAAAATGCTGGGCGACAACGTGCTATTTGACGACGATGTACCAGTCGAGGAAATACTGCTGCTCGAGCTCAAAGCGCACGGCCTCACACTGTCAACCGCCGAAAGCTGTACGGGTGGCAACATTGCCCACCTGCTCACCTCGGTTCCGGGAAGTTCGGCAGTCTTCAACGGTGGTGTGGTCGCCTACAGCAACGATGTGAAGCGCAACATACTCGGAGTATCGGCACAGACTCTTGAGGAGTGCGGAGCTGTGAGCCGCGAAGTTGTCGAGCAGATGGTGATAGGCGCCTGCCAGGCAATGAAGTCGGATTGCGCCATTGCAACCTCGGGAATAGCCGGACCGTCGGGAGGAAGCGACAAAAAGCCCGTAGGCACCGTTTGCATAGCCGTAAAGACCCCCGGAGGCATTATCAGCATGAGCCATCACTTCCCCGGCAACCGTCAACGTGTGATAGTAAGGGCATCAATGACCGCACTGATTCTCGCAATAGAACAGATCCGCGCATTGCCTAAGCATCAGATTTCAAGCACAGTAGAGGAATAA